A window of the Bradyrhizobium diazoefficiens genome harbors these coding sequences:
- a CDS encoding NCS2 family permease encodes MDEMTKPQAAPAEPAPGAASGLLDRTFGLTARGTSVGREVMAGATTFAAMAYIIAVNPAIMSNAGMDRADLVSATALAAIVGSVMMGLWANLPLAVAPAMGSNVIFTYVIVKQMGMPWQGALAMVAFTGVLFLILSLSKLREKVAKDVPEALKIGIQAAVGTLIVFIALRGAGFVVQNPSTYIAMGSLRSPPVLLTLFGLLLTPVLVVRRVPAALILSIAVLTLIGFFVPSANGKMVTSVPSAIMAWPRWPTSTFMALDIGYLFSHFVVALPLLFYFLCAEFFSTLGTLIGVTGAANLRKPDGSIPNATAAFATDATASIVGPLLGTSVVTAYIESITGVQAGGRTGLTSLTVAGFFFLALFFWPIFVVIPPQATAPALVLVGVLMMQGLARIDMTDLVNAAPITLTLLVTVLTNNLINGMALGTLSYIALEVAVGRRSQIPAMVWGLGVVFVAYAIVIAQIF; translated from the coding sequence ATGGACGAAATGACGAAGCCGCAAGCCGCTCCCGCCGAGCCGGCACCGGGCGCAGCCTCGGGGCTGCTTGATCGCACCTTCGGTCTCACCGCGCGTGGCACGAGCGTCGGCCGCGAGGTGATGGCTGGCGCGACGACGTTCGCGGCGATGGCCTATATCATCGCCGTCAACCCCGCGATCATGTCCAACGCCGGGATGGACCGTGCCGATCTCGTCAGCGCCACGGCGCTCGCCGCGATCGTCGGCTCGGTGATGATGGGGCTGTGGGCCAATCTGCCGCTTGCGGTGGCGCCCGCGATGGGCTCGAACGTCATCTTCACCTATGTCATCGTCAAGCAGATGGGCATGCCCTGGCAGGGCGCGCTCGCCATGGTCGCCTTCACCGGTGTGCTGTTCCTGATCCTCAGCCTGTCGAAGCTGCGCGAGAAAGTCGCGAAGGACGTGCCGGAAGCGCTGAAGATCGGCATCCAGGCGGCGGTCGGCACTCTCATCGTCTTCATTGCGCTACGGGGCGCCGGATTCGTGGTCCAGAATCCGTCAACCTATATCGCCATGGGCTCCTTGCGCAGCCCGCCGGTGCTGCTGACGCTGTTCGGTCTCCTGCTCACGCCGGTGCTGGTGGTGCGCCGGGTGCCGGCGGCGCTGATCCTGTCAATCGCGGTGCTCACGCTGATCGGCTTCTTCGTCCCAAGCGCCAACGGCAAGATGGTGACGTCAGTGCCATCAGCCATCATGGCGTGGCCGCGCTGGCCGACCAGCACCTTCATGGCGCTCGACATCGGCTATCTCTTCAGCCATTTCGTCGTCGCACTGCCGCTGCTGTTCTATTTCTTGTGCGCCGAATTCTTCTCGACGCTGGGCACGCTGATCGGCGTGACCGGAGCCGCCAATTTGCGCAAGCCAGACGGCTCAATCCCGAATGCCACCGCCGCGTTTGCGACCGATGCGACAGCATCAATCGTCGGACCGCTGCTCGGAACCTCCGTCGTCACGGCCTATATCGAATCCATCACCGGTGTGCAGGCCGGCGGTCGCACCGGCCTGACCTCGTTGACCGTCGCGGGATTCTTCTTTCTTGCGCTGTTCTTCTGGCCGATCTTCGTCGTTATCCCGCCGCAAGCGACCGCGCCCGCACTCGTGCTCGTCGGCGTGCTGATGATGCAAGGGCTCGCCCGCATCGACATGACCGACCTCGTCAATGCGGCTCCGATCACGTTGACGCTGCTGGTCACCGTGCTGACCAATAACCTGATCAACGGAATGGCGCTGGGTACACTGAGCTACATCGCTCTGGAAGTGGCCGTCGGCCGGCGGTCGCAGATTCCGGCGATGGTGTGGGGACTCGGGGTCGTATTCGTCGCATATGCGATCGTGATCGCACAGATCTTTTGA
- a CDS encoding vWA domain-containing protein produces MRENLHRFFRAARGAGVHVSPAESVDAMRAVAQVGLTDRAILRDALLLTLAKSQDEKLALGDCFDLFFSQPEPRQDQPEANSDDASQDADQQADQSPSSGPVSEPGEGQPPESLGPLAQMLLSQDRNAIQAAIASASGAASLSDIRYSTQRGMFSSRILDAMGLQRLRDDLDALTATNPSLAERLRAALDALREAVRDTVSQGLALYAREEAENLRNDILRNAPLARIERRQVAEMRALIRQIARRLRERYSKPRKRQRRGHLDVRRTLRRNAAWGGIPFLTAWKRKHRDRPKIVALCDVSGSVAQVSDFFLLLIHSLHEVVDDVRSFAFSSHLIEVSEILEKKSPEEAMAEIMSKVGFGSSDYGSSLVDFEKDFMSTLTPQTTVIVLGDARSNNLDPRADILRRISERSKRLVWLNPEGRLAWGFGDSEMPRYATFCSVVRQCATAQQLERAVSDIVATYQ; encoded by the coding sequence ATGCGCGAGAACCTCCATCGTTTCTTTCGGGCGGCGCGCGGGGCCGGCGTCCATGTCTCGCCCGCCGAAAGCGTCGATGCGATGCGCGCCGTCGCGCAGGTCGGTCTCACCGACCGTGCCATCCTGCGCGACGCGCTGCTTCTGACGCTCGCAAAGTCGCAGGACGAGAAGCTCGCGCTCGGCGACTGCTTTGATCTATTCTTCAGCCAGCCCGAGCCGCGGCAGGATCAGCCCGAGGCCAATAGCGACGATGCTTCGCAGGATGCGGATCAACAGGCTGATCAGTCTCCGTCATCAGGCCCGGTGAGCGAGCCCGGCGAAGGTCAACCTCCCGAGAGCCTGGGCCCGCTTGCCCAGATGCTGCTGTCGCAAGACCGCAACGCAATCCAAGCCGCGATCGCCAGCGCCTCCGGTGCGGCCTCGCTGTCCGACATCCGCTATTCGACCCAGCGCGGCATGTTCTCCAGTCGCATCCTCGACGCCATGGGCCTTCAGCGCCTGCGCGACGATCTCGACGCGCTGACCGCGACCAACCCGTCGCTGGCCGAGCGTCTGCGGGCCGCGCTCGACGCCCTGCGCGAGGCGGTGCGTGATACCGTCTCGCAAGGGCTTGCGCTCTATGCCCGCGAAGAGGCCGAAAACCTCCGCAACGACATCCTGCGCAACGCGCCGCTGGCCCGCATCGAGCGGCGTCAGGTCGCCGAGATGCGGGCTCTCATCCGTCAGATCGCGCGCCGCCTGCGTGAGCGCTATTCGAAACCGCGCAAGCGGCAGCGCCGCGGTCACCTGGATGTCCGCCGCACGCTGCGCCGCAACGCCGCCTGGGGCGGCATCCCCTTCCTTACCGCATGGAAGCGCAAGCACCGCGACCGACCGAAGATCGTGGCACTGTGCGATGTCTCCGGCTCGGTCGCGCAGGTCTCGGATTTCTTCCTGCTCCTGATCCACTCGCTGCATGAAGTCGTGGATGACGTCCGTTCCTTCGCATTCTCGTCGCATCTGATCGAGGTCAGCGAGATCCTGGAGAAGAAGTCGCCCGAAGAGGCGATGGCCGAGATCATGTCCAAGGTCGGCTTCGGCTCGTCCGATTACGGCTCTTCGCTGGTCGATTTCGAAAAAGACTTCATGAGCACGCTGACGCCGCAGACCACGGTGATCGTGCTCGGCGACGCCCGCAGCAATAATCTCGACCCGCGCGCCGATATCCTGCGCCGAATCTCCGAACGCTCGAAGCGGCTGGTCTGGCTCAACCCCGAAGGACGGCTCGCCTGGGGCTTTGGCGATTCCGAGATGCCGCGTTATGCGACCTTTTGCAGCGTGGTGCGGCAATGCGCCACCGCGCAGCAGCTCGAGCGCGCGGTGTCCGATATCGTTGCGACTTACCAGTAA
- a CDS encoding AAA family ATPase — MAEQKASTSIEAVESGLAAQGYIASRQIATAVYLSQQIEKPILVEGPAGVGKTELAKAIAAWRGMKMIRLQCYEGLDEAKALYEWKYAKQLLYTQILKDKLGEVLGGAQTLHAALEQLHDFGDVFFSKEFVEPRPLLQALEQPGGCVLLIDEIDKSDAEFESLLLEILSDFQVTIPELGTVSAITPPTVILTSNSERDLGDALKRRCLHLHIGFPEQRLEERIVESRIPGISQTLRRQMVGFIHEIRSLDLKKLPSVSETIDWARVLVLLQASELDTEIVKDTLNVLLKYEADIEAAHPQITTFIAKAARSNVFG; from the coding sequence GTGGCTGAACAGAAGGCCTCGACCTCGATCGAGGCAGTGGAGAGCGGCCTCGCTGCGCAAGGCTATATCGCGAGCCGGCAGATCGCGACCGCCGTCTATTTGTCGCAGCAGATCGAAAAGCCGATCCTGGTCGAGGGTCCTGCGGGCGTCGGCAAGACCGAGCTTGCCAAGGCGATCGCGGCCTGGCGCGGCATGAAGATGATCCGTTTGCAGTGCTACGAAGGCCTCGACGAAGCCAAGGCGCTCTATGAGTGGAAATACGCCAAGCAGCTGCTCTACACCCAAATCCTCAAGGACAAGCTCGGCGAAGTCCTTGGCGGCGCGCAGACGCTGCACGCCGCGCTCGAACAACTTCATGATTTCGGCGACGTGTTCTTTTCCAAGGAGTTCGTCGAGCCGCGTCCCCTTCTCCAGGCGCTGGAGCAGCCGGGCGGCTGCGTGCTGCTGATCGACGAGATCGACAAGTCGGATGCCGAATTCGAATCGCTGCTGCTGGAAATCCTCTCGGACTTCCAGGTCACGATCCCGGAGCTCGGCACCGTCTCGGCGATCACGCCGCCGACGGTGATCCTCACCTCCAACAGCGAGCGCGACCTCGGCGACGCCCTGAAACGGCGCTGCCTGCATCTGCATATCGGCTTCCCCGAGCAGCGGCTTGAGGAGCGTATCGTCGAGAGCCGCATTCCCGGCATCTCGCAGACCCTGCGCCGGCAGATGGTCGGCTTCATCCACGAGATCCGTTCGCTGGATTTGAAGAAGCTGCCCTCGGTCAGCGAGACGATCGACTGGGCCCGCGTGCTGGTGCTGCTTCAGGCTTCCGAGCTCGACACGGAGATCGTCAAGGACACCCTCAACGTGCTCCTGAAATACGAGGCCGATATCGAGGCAGCGCACCCCCAGATCACGACCTTCATTGCCAAGGCGGCACGGTCCAACGTCTTCGGTTGA
- a CDS encoding quinone oxidoreductase family protein, whose amino-acid sequence MTHAIRFHKTGGPEVLVWEEVNVGKPGQGEARIRHTAVGLNFVDIYNRSGVYPAPLPSGLGSEAAGVVEEVGPGVTDLKPGDRVAYGAAPLGAYSEARLIPADRLLKLPDGVDDKTAAAMMLKGLTTQYLIRQTYRVKAGDTILLHAAAGGVGLILSQWAKHLGATVIGTVSSDEKAKLAKAHGCDHVIIYTREDFVKRVDEITGGKKVPVVYDSVGKDTFLKSLDCLAPLGVAALFGASSGAVEPLNLGLLAQKGSLYVTRPTLFTYAAKRENLVAMANELFDVVKSGAVKIEVRQTYALKDAAKAHADLAARKTTGSTVLTV is encoded by the coding sequence ATGACCCATGCGATTCGTTTTCACAAGACCGGCGGTCCGGAAGTCCTGGTCTGGGAGGAGGTCAACGTCGGCAAGCCGGGGCAGGGCGAGGCGCGCATCCGCCACACTGCCGTCGGTCTTAATTTTGTCGATATCTACAACCGCTCGGGTGTATATCCCGCGCCACTGCCGAGCGGGCTCGGGAGCGAGGCCGCGGGCGTCGTCGAGGAGGTCGGGCCAGGCGTCACCGATCTGAAGCCGGGCGATCGCGTCGCCTATGGTGCAGCACCGCTCGGTGCCTATTCCGAGGCGCGGCTGATCCCCGCCGACCGGCTGTTGAAGCTGCCTGACGGCGTCGACGACAAGACCGCGGCCGCAATGATGCTGAAGGGGCTGACCACGCAGTACCTGATCCGGCAGACTTATCGCGTGAAGGCCGGCGACACCATTCTGCTGCATGCGGCGGCCGGTGGCGTTGGCCTGATCCTGAGCCAGTGGGCAAAGCATCTCGGCGCGACCGTGATCGGCACGGTCAGCAGCGACGAGAAGGCAAAGCTCGCCAAGGCGCATGGCTGCGACCATGTCATCATCTACACGCGCGAGGATTTCGTGAAGCGTGTCGACGAGATCACCGGCGGCAAGAAGGTGCCGGTGGTCTACGATTCTGTCGGCAAGGACACGTTCCTGAAGTCGCTGGACTGCCTCGCGCCGCTCGGCGTTGCCGCGCTGTTCGGTGCGTCCTCCGGCGCGGTCGAGCCGCTTAATCTTGGACTGCTCGCCCAGAAGGGCTCGCTCTACGTCACCCGCCCGACGCTGTTCACTTACGCCGCCAAGCGCGAGAACCTGGTCGCGATGGCGAACGAGCTGTTCGACGTCGTGAAGTCCGGTGCAGTCAAGATCGAGGTGCGCCAGACCTATGCGCTGAAGGACGCTGCCAAGGCGCACGCCGATCTCGCCGCGCGCAAAACCACGGGATCGACCGTTCTGACGGTGTGA
- a CDS encoding S24 family peptidase has protein sequence MLDVAMIERGLEKTGKSKGGLAAAMGVRPGAVSEILGGERLVKASEIVPIMEYLELNLAPIMGRVGAGAVIEPDYEQVPPEGLGDIALPFPIMEETVAFEIVGDSMLPKYQSGDVIVVYKDQRHPLSSFYGEEAVVRLKTGERYLKTIERGKSPSVVNLTSFNAKPIVGVKLDWVGEICISMPKGQLERLRARSARPRKKGK, from the coding sequence ATGTTGGACGTTGCAATGATCGAGCGGGGCCTGGAAAAGACAGGCAAGAGCAAGGGCGGCCTGGCAGCGGCCATGGGCGTGCGCCCGGGCGCGGTGTCGGAGATCCTCGGCGGCGAACGTCTTGTAAAGGCCTCGGAAATTGTTCCGATCATGGAATATCTCGAGCTCAATCTTGCGCCGATCATGGGCCGGGTCGGCGCCGGCGCCGTGATCGAGCCGGACTACGAACAGGTTCCTCCGGAGGGACTTGGCGACATCGCACTGCCGTTCCCGATCATGGAAGAGACCGTCGCCTTCGAGATTGTCGGTGACTCGATGCTGCCCAAATACCAGAGCGGCGACGTGATTGTGGTCTACAAGGATCAGCGCCACCCCTTGTCGAGCTTCTACGGTGAGGAGGCCGTGGTTCGGCTCAAGACCGGCGAGCGCTATCTGAAGACCATCGAGCGGGGCAAGTCTCCCTCCGTCGTCAACCTCACCAGCTTCAACGCCAAACCGATTGTCGGTGTGAAGCTCGATTGGGTCGGGGAGATCTGCATCTCCATGCCCAAGGGCCAGCTCGAGCGGCTGCGCGCCAGGTCGGCCCGCCCCCGCAAGAAGGGCAAGTAG
- a CDS encoding GcrA family cell cycle regulator has translation MEPGHWPSEHSDALRDYFLKGLSYAEIGREINARFGTAYTRNAVVGRAKRLGLAEPERMTSPSIVPSLPGEPGLHSPPRVAIPGLNLPPPSALKPANPVKLRCVGVQPRLIALLELERGDCRYPYGGDREGEEISFCGHPRQPGSSYCAPHAHLTRSSGAASGRTAGAVVLRLVSAA, from the coding sequence ATGGAACCGGGCCATTGGCCGTCGGAGCATTCCGACGCGCTTCGCGACTATTTTCTCAAGGGATTGTCATATGCGGAGATCGGAAGGGAGATTAACGCAAGGTTTGGAACGGCTTACACGCGCAATGCGGTGGTCGGTCGCGCCAAGCGGCTCGGGCTCGCCGAGCCCGAAAGGATGACGAGTCCATCGATCGTGCCGTCCTTGCCGGGCGAGCCCGGTCTGCACTCGCCGCCTCGTGTTGCAATACCCGGCCTGAACCTGCCGCCGCCATCGGCACTCAAGCCGGCCAATCCGGTCAAATTGCGCTGCGTCGGCGTCCAGCCGCGACTGATCGCGCTGCTCGAGCTCGAGCGAGGCGACTGCCGCTATCCCTATGGCGGTGACAGGGAGGGAGAGGAGATCAGCTTCTGCGGTCATCCGCGTCAGCCTGGCTCGAGCTATTGCGCGCCGCATGCGCATCTGACCCGCAGTTCCGGAGCAGCGTCCGGCCGGACCGCCGGTGCCGTCGTGCTGAGGCTGGTCTCCGCCGCCTGA
- a CDS encoding phasin → MIEPKLEVPAELRDLAEKTIDQAEQAFGMFFDAATKSMSSVPGASADVSKQALAFTEQNMKAAFEHARKLVHATDLQEAMRIQSEFLRSQFTNAGDHMRQMTGNFMQPGKGKS, encoded by the coding sequence ATGATCGAACCGAAGCTCGAAGTTCCGGCCGAACTGCGCGACTTGGCTGAGAAAACCATCGACCAGGCCGAGCAGGCATTCGGCATGTTTTTCGATGCCGCCACCAAATCGATGTCGTCCGTTCCCGGAGCGAGCGCGGACGTATCCAAGCAGGCGCTTGCTTTCACCGAGCAGAACATGAAGGCGGCGTTCGAACACGCTCGCAAGCTGGTTCACGCAACCGACCTTCAGGAAGCGATGCGGATTCAGTCCGAATTCCTGCGCAGCCAGTTCACCAATGCCGGCGATCACATGCGCCAGATGACCGGCAACTTCATGCAGCCGGGCAAGGGCAAATCCTGA
- a CDS encoding alpha/beta fold hydrolase, with protein MKRVFAILAFLCVLGAGQYVVVSKFAIRHEMLSLFDAARQRPISVEIAVRRDYETKANLGLWKLPVAIISNGNTVKATEYSFLANVLAARGYLVASIQQDLPSDPPLMTRVGQKYVGRREVYMRCEANILYVLHTLKGRQENADYDHITLVGHSNGGDVSMYVAQQHPELVSKVITLDNLRVPFVLNDRMKILSFRSKDPHFQTDPGVLPTPEEAKARGIDIIHTGAQHTEMSDRGPDSVKEKIQATLDRFLRDSASSALAPADTTSPMIMNPGDY; from the coding sequence ATGAAGAGGGTGTTTGCAATCCTGGCTTTTCTCTGCGTCCTCGGGGCGGGCCAGTATGTCGTCGTCAGCAAGTTCGCGATCCGTCACGAGATGCTGTCCTTGTTCGACGCCGCGCGCCAGCGGCCGATCTCGGTCGAGATCGCGGTGCGGCGCGACTACGAGACCAAGGCCAATCTCGGCCTCTGGAAGCTTCCGGTCGCCATCATCAGCAACGGCAACACGGTCAAGGCCACCGAGTATTCCTTCCTCGCCAACGTGCTTGCCGCGCGCGGCTATCTCGTTGCCAGCATCCAGCAGGATCTGCCGAGCGATCCGCCCTTGATGACCCGTGTCGGCCAGAAATATGTCGGCCGGCGCGAGGTCTATATGCGTTGCGAGGCCAATATCCTCTACGTGCTGCACACGTTGAAGGGGCGGCAGGAGAACGCCGACTATGATCACATCACGCTGGTCGGTCATTCCAACGGCGGCGACGTCTCGATGTATGTCGCCCAGCAGCATCCCGAACTCGTGTCGAAGGTGATCACGCTCGACAATCTCAGGGTGCCCTTCGTGCTCAACGACCGTATGAAGATCCTGTCGTTCCGCTCCAAGGATCCGCATTTCCAGACCGACCCCGGCGTGCTGCCGACGCCCGAAGAGGCCAAGGCGCGCGGCATCGACATCATCCATACCGGTGCGCAGCATACCGAGATGAGCGATCGCGGGCCCGACTCGGTCAAAGAGAAGATCCAGGCGACACTTGACCGCTTCCTGCGCGACAGCGCCAGCAGCGCGCTCGCGCCGGCCGATACGACCTCCCCGATGATCATGAATCCCGGCGACTATTAG